From the Lolium rigidum isolate FL_2022 chromosome 2, APGP_CSIRO_Lrig_0.1, whole genome shotgun sequence genome, one window contains:
- the LOC124693011 gene encoding uncharacterized WD repeat-containing protein C2A9.03-like encodes MCNYPRGHVEDTEDDYDTDDLADDMGEMNHEREMMVTDSEDGEYKQSNDKIPDTSAVEATKGKDIQEIPWERFTREKYRQVRIDLYKNYENIPTSGEAAAKECRQTEKGGMYYEFRKNNKSVKSTILHFQLRNLVWATSKHDVYLLSHYSIRHWSALRGVDTEVINVQGHVVPSENHPGSLLEGVSQVQVSALAVKDNLLVAGGFQGELICKHLDREGISFCCRTTLDNDAITNAVDIFDTSSGAVHMMVSSNDSSVRDYDMETFQLCKHVQFDWPVNHTSLSPDGKLVLVVGDNPDGLLIDANSGKTLHSMKGHHDYSFTSSWSPDGRTFATGNQDKTCRIWDVRNLSEAVHVLKGNIGAIRSTRFTSDGRFLSMAEAADFVHIFDVQSNYNKRQELDLFGEISGMSFSPDTDALYVGVWDRTYASLLQFSRLYNN; translated from the exons ATGTGCAATTATCCCCGCGGTCACGTCGAAGACACGGAGGATGATTATGATACTGATGATCTCGCTGATGACATGGGCGAAATGAACCATGAGCGAGAAATGATGGTCACTGATTCCGAAGATGGAGAGTACAAACAGTCG AATGATAAGATCCCGGATACTTCAGCAGTGGAGGCAACAAAAGGAAAAGacattcaagaaataccatgggaGAGGTTCACACGCGAAAAATACAGACAGGTCAGAATAGATCTGTACAAAAACTATGAGAACATTCCTACTTCTGGAGAAGCAGCAGCCAAG GAATGCAGACAGACTGAGAAAGGCGGAATGTATTATGAATTCAGAAAAAATAATAAATCAGTAAAATCAACTATCCTACATTTTCAG CTCAGAAATTTAGTGTGGGCTACATCCAAGCATGATGTGTACCTCCTTTCACATTACTCAATCCGTCACTGGTCAGCATTACGTGGTGTGGATACTGAAGTTATTAACGTCCAAGGTCATGTGGTACCAAGCGAG AATCACCCGGGAAGTCTGCTAGAGGGGGTTTCTCAGGTTCAAGTTAGTGCCCTGGCGGTCAAGGACAATTTGCTGGTAGCTGGTGGATTTCAAGGGGAGCTAATATGCAAG CACCTTGATCGAGAAGGAATAAGCTTTTGCTGTCGAACAAcattggacaatgatgctattaccAATGCAGTTGATATATTCGATACTTCTAG TGGTGCTGTTCATATGATGGTATCGAGTAATGACTCCAGTGTAAGAGACTATGACATGGAGACATTCCAGCTATGCAAGCACGTCCAGTTTGACTGGCCCGTGAAT CATACATCACTGAGTCCAGATGGGAAGCTTGTTCTTGTTGTGGGGGACAATCCTGATGGTTTACTTATTGATGCCAATTCAGGAAAG ACACTTCATTCCATGAAAGGCCATCACGACTACTCATTTACGTCATCCTGGAGCCCTGATGGTAGAACATTTGCTACTGGCAACCAAGACAAGACATGCCGAATTTGGGATGTGAGAAACCTATCGGAAGCTGTCCACGTACTGAAGGGTAATATTGGAGCTATTAGATCAACCCGCTTTACATCAGACGGGCGGTTCCTGTCAATGGCAGAAGCAGCGGACTTCGTCCACATCTTCGACGTCCAGAGCAACTACAACAAAAGGCAAGAGCTGGACTTATTTGGTGAGATATCTGGGATGTCTTTCAGCCCAGACACGGACGCGCTTTATGTCGGCGTGTGGGATAGAACATATGCTAGCCTCCTCCAGTTTAGCCGTCTGTATAACAACTAG